The following nucleotide sequence is from Chromobacterium rhizoryzae.
TTCTTTTGAGTTAGGGCGTCTCATCCGGCGGCAGCGCCGGCGATTGACCGGCCGGCAGGCTGAAGCGGAATTCCGCGCCGTGCGGCGAGCGGTTGCGCGCGCTGATGCGGCCGCCGTGGATTTCCACGATGGAGCGGCAGATCGCCAGGCCCAGCCCCACGCCGGGGGTGCTGGACTCCGCCGCGCCGCGCGAGAATTTGTCGAAGGCGCGCTGTTCCATATTGGGCGGCAGGCCGGGGCCGTCGTCGCTGACCGACACCAGCACCTCCGCGCCTTCGCGCCGCGCCGCCAGCGTGATGCGGCTGCCCGGCGGCGTGTATTTGCCGGCGTTTTCCAGCAGGTTGACCAGCACCCGCTCCAGCAGCACGGCGTCGTATTCCAGCACCGGCAGGTCCGGGTCCAGCTCCAGCCTCAGTTCCCGGCCGCGCAGGCCGCGTTCGGCGGCGCGCAGCGCGCTGCCCACCACCTCGTCCAGCATCTGCCATTCCTTGTTCAGCTTGACGCCGGATTGCAGCCGCGCCATGTCCAGCAGATTGGTCACCAGCTTGTTCATGCGCAGCGCCTCGTCCTGGATGGCGGCGGCGATCTCGGCGCGCTGATCGTCGTCCACATTGGGCGAGCACAGCCGCTCGGACAGGCCGGCCATGGTGGTCAGCGGGGTGCGCAGATCGTGGGACACCACGGACAGCACGCTGTTGCGCAGCCGCTCGGATTCCATCGCCACGATGGCGTCCTGCGCCACTTCCACGTAATGCACCCGCTCCAGCGCCAGCGCGATCTGGGCGGCGCAGGTTTCCAGCAGTCTTTGCTGTTCCGGCAGAAAGGCCTGATCGGTGACTTCCGGCAGCAGCGCGATCACGCCGCGGTTGCGCATCGGCGCGCGCAGCGGCACGTAGAGCGCGGCGTTGGCGGGCAGGGTGTTGGTGCCGAGGCCGGCCGGCTGCTGATGATCGTAAACCCATTGCGCGACGCCGATGTCGGCATGGCCGCGGTCTTCGCCGGCCAGGCGCAGTTCGTCGCCGCTATTGGGCAGGAACAGGTTGACCTTGGCGGCGAACAGCGGCTCCAGCCGGCCGACGGCGGTGTCCACGATCTGGGCGGCGGTCAGCGCGCCGGCCAGTTCGCGGCCCAGATCGTACAGCGCGCGGGTGCGGCGTTCGCGATAGGTGGAGATATTGGCGGCGAAGCGCAGCCGGGCGGTGAGTTGGCTGATGATGGCGGCCACCAGCAACATCACCACGAAGGTCATCAGGTACTGGGTGTCGGTGACGGCGAAGGACATCTGCGGCGGCACGAAGAAAAAGTCGAAGGCCGCCACCGACAGCAGCGAGGCCAGCATGCCGGGGCCGCGGCCGTAGCGCACCGACACCAGCACCACCACCAGCAGGTAGATCATG
It contains:
- a CDS encoding sensor histidine kinase codes for the protein MPDIRPDPDALLDELKREELDAQRGRLKIFFGACAGVGKTYAMLAAARARRQEGVQVLVGVVETHGRKETQAQLADLELLPPRRIAYKGHELSEFDLDAALARRPQLILMDEFAHSNAPGSRHPKRWQDVEELLAAGIDVYTTLNVQHLESLNDVVGQITGIVVRETLPDHVFDRADEVALVDLPPDELLGRLAAGKVYLPQQAERAVKNFFRKGNLLALRELALRRTADRVDAQMRAYRADQSINPVWHARERLLVCVGASAGIDKLIRSAKRLAANLDADWIAVYVETPRQQKLSEEQRARVLKGLRLAQELGAETTVLGGNELAPTLLAYARSRNVSKLVVGKSVRGRWSRLWRPTLVNELSRRSGDIDLYVVAHDLEAEDAGAAKTGASLLFEEQDSPRSRAGYIAAAVACLLTTLLAGLLIPHVALANDIMIYLLVVVLVSVRYGRGPGMLASLLSVAAFDFFFVPPQMSFAVTDTQYLMTFVVMLLVAAIISQLTARLRFAANISTYRERRTRALYDLGRELAGALTAAQIVDTAVGRLEPLFAAKVNLFLPNSGDELRLAGEDRGHADIGVAQWVYDHQQPAGLGTNTLPANAALYVPLRAPMRNRGVIALLPEVTDQAFLPEQQRLLETCAAQIALALERVHYVEVAQDAIVAMESERLRNSVLSVVSHDLRTPLTTMAGLSERLCSPNVDDDQRAEIAAAIQDEALRMNKLVTNLLDMARLQSGVKLNKEWQMLDEVVGSALRAAERGLRGRELRLELDPDLPVLEYDAVLLERVLVNLLENAGKYTPPGSRITLAARREGAEVLVSVSDDGPGLPPNMEQRAFDKFSRGAAESSTPGVGLGLAICRSIVEIHGGRISARNRSPHGAEFRFSLPAGQSPALPPDETP